The sequence AAAGACCGTGGTTCCTTACATCTCCGAGACAGTAAGCCTTGAGGCCGGGGACACACTGATACTTTTTACCGACGGCGTAACAGAAGCTATGAATAAGAACATGGAAGAGTTTACAGATGAAAAACTGGAGCATCTGGCAGCAGGATTGAAAAATGAAACTGCAGGAGAGATACTGCAGAAAATAAGGGCTGAAGTTGAAACGTTTGTCAACGGGGCAAACCAGTCCGACGATATAACACTTTTGACCGTAAAGGTAAAACCGTAAAGGCAATAACCGATGAAAAATATAAAAGCTTTCATTCAGAAATACAGGCAGAAACTCATCATTTTCTCTACTGTTGTGCTGGCCATAATAGGGGTTACCAACCTGTACTATAATCTGAAGATAAATCCCATATCAAATGACGAATGCCTCTGGGTTCCCCATATAGAGGGGCAGGATACACTCATCTATTTTGACAAGGTGAAAAATGGCGGCGTGGCCTGGAATGCCGGAATCAGAAACGGCGACCGCCTGATTGCAATTAATAACGTAAAGCTTACTAATGTAATGCTCGCCTCGCTCACGCTGAACAAATTTCATGAAGGGGAATATGCGCCTTATACTTATGAGAGAAAGGGAGAGAAATTTAATACAACAGTATATGTAAAGAAACTGATAAATTTCAGCAATCTGGGTTTTAACCTGCTCGGCATAATCTGGCTTTTTGTGGGTTTTGTTGTTATTATGGCAAAACCGAACGGCTACGTTCAGCGCCTGTTCTACAGGGTGGGCGTACTCTTTGTGCTTTCGTTTACCTATACTTTTCTTTCCTCTGAAAATATACCCAACTCGCTGAGGAATGCGGCTTTGGTGCCGGCAATTATAGATTTTGTCTGGACATTTTCGGCCTATCTGCTTCCCTTTATGATTATATACTTTTTCTGGCATTTCCCGAAGCCCTTTAAGGGTGTGGATAAGGTCTGGGTCCGCCGCATGTTCTTTATAATTCCGGGGATCTTCTTTGTCATATCTTATATATACAGGGTTTTCTTTGTTTACATACCGGGTACGACAGAAAATTACAAGTACGTCATGCTGTCGGTAAGTCTACTGATAGGGGTGGGGCTTTTGTCCGGGCTTATTTCTCTTATTGTAAGCTACAAACGCCTGAAGACAAGAAGCGAAAAGAAGCCGGTATTTATAATCCTTGCGGGATTTATACTTGGAACTGCATCAATAGTCTATACTACAACAATTGCAAACGTAATTGCCGATTCAATTTTTAATTCACCCGAATATTTCACGCCTATTATTCTTGTTATTCTTATTCCTGTTTCCTTCGGGTATTCAATATTCAAGTACCAGCTGATGGATGTCAGCATTGTTGTTAAAAATACTATAATTTATGGAACGGCAACGGCTGCCCTGGCTGCCATTTATTTTCTTACTGTTTACGGCCTGGGACAGGGAATTGGCGAAGTAATTGGAACAGAAAACAGGAGCTTTATTGCGGCTGCGGCCTTTGTAGTCTTTGCACTGATATTCCAGTCGACGCGCGACCGCTTTCAGGACCTTTTGACGAGGAAATTTTATCCTGAGCAGTTTGCATATCAGAAAGTAATACTGAAGTTTGGAAAGGATGTTGTTTCAATTGTAGGGCTGGGAAATATACTGGACTCCATGCTGGACACATTCGTCAACTCTTTGAGGCTGGAGCACTTTGCAATACTCTTAAACGACAGCGACCTTCACCGCTTTGACATGAAAAGAGGCAAGGGCCTGTCGGGTGCCGGAGCCTTAAGTATTTCGGACAAGGACATGAGGCTAACGCATTACATAAGAGAGCAGATTGTTCTTCAGGGGCCGCTTTCGGTTGAACGCCAGCAGTTCATGGAAATATTCCCGGGCGACTATACGCTTCTTGAGGCTGCACAGATCTATACAGTACTTCCGATGGTAATAAAGTCCAAGTCTATAGGGCTTCTGGCCTTTGGCCTTAAGCATTCAGGCTCGCAGTTTGCCGGAAAGGACCTGGAGCTTTTATGTGCCGCGGCCAATCAGGCGGCAGTTGCAATTGAAAACGCAAGGCTTTATGAATCCGAAGCCCAGAGGCTTGCCGTTCAAAGGGATCTTGAGAATGCAAGAAAAATTCAGGAAAGCCTGCTTCCCAAAACTTTCCCCCAGATCCCCTGCTTTGACATAAGCGGCAAGATGATCTCGGCAATGCAGGTGGGAGGGGATTATTATGATTTTATACAGGTCTCACCCTTAAAGATGTTTGCCGTTGTAGGGGACGTATCGGGCAAGGGCCTTTCGGCTTCGCTTTACATGTCGAAGCTGCAGACGATGATGAGGCTTTACTGTGTGGACGGCAGGAGCCCGAGAGAGATACTTGTTGAGGTCAATAAAAAGATCTACGAGGGAATTGAAAGGAACTGGTTTATTACGGCTACACTGGTGCTTTTTGACGCCGGTGAGGGCACGGTAAAATTCTGCCGCGCGGGCCACAGCCAGCTTCTGGACGTCAGCGGAAATAACGTCAATGTTTACCAGCCAAAAGGCATAGGCCTGGGGCTGGAGGAAGGGCGTGTTTTTGCCGATACGCTTGAAGAAGTGACGCTGAGGCTTGAGGCGGGGCACATATACGCCATTTATTCAGACGGCATAAGCGAGGCGATGGATGAAAGCAATGAGATGTTCGGAACCGAGCAGCTCGTAAGGTCCATTATGATGAATAAGGACAAAGCTTCCGAAAGTATAATCTCAGGCGTACTGGAAGAGGTAGCGCAGTTCCGGGGATCACGCGAGCAAAGTGACGATATTACGCTCGTTCTTGTAAAAAGCAGGTAACTAAAACCTCATTTTGCCCGGCAAGGGTTAATAAATTTTCCTGTTTCTACGATAATACTATCAGGGAAATTCCATGCTGGACAAAATAATAAATATAAAAGCCACACTGCCGTATCAGAAAGAATTAGGCGTTTACAATAACCTTGAAACCGCCAACCTTGAAAGGATTCTTGCCGGTACGGTAAAAACCACACAGGGGTCGAAGGATTCTATTAAGTTTTCTCCTGCGGCGCATTTCCTTGCCCGGATCAACTGGCGGCTTAAAGATCTTGCCATAGATAACGAGGGGGGTAAACTGCTAATAGCCTTTTCTGCCGGAGGCTACGAGATCCACACGGAAATTGATTTCCTGAAATTCCATCTTACAGCACGGCAGTTCTATGAAATTACAGGCATCAGAGTTTCAGGCGGTAAAACTGCCCGGGCCAGGATCAGGATTTCTGCGGCTAAAAAAGGGAGGCTCCCGCAGGACGAAAAGGCATTACTCAGCTTTCCCGGCCTCGACGAGCTGTTTAAGAGGGTTTTTTCACTTGAACTCAGCGGGGAAATTGACAAGTATTACAGCTCCGCGCTCCCGGAGCTGATGGATGGAATTAGAGAGACTTTAATTACAGAATTTGATTATATTAATGGCGCTCTTTTTACTTTAATAGACAGGATTTCTCCCGGCAAGATGGCGCCTAATTACGTCTATAGCGACGAGAGAAATGAAACGCTAATAATCGAGAAAATAAAAGTATTAAATGACTGACAGATTTCCCGGCAGTATGGATTCACCGGACAATACCCAGAAAAGATTCGAGTCACTGGAGGACTTTAAGCTACTGGAGGAGTTCCCGGATACAAAGTCTCTTGTGATAGTGAATATCGGGGGGACTATTGTATACAGCAATCATTCATTTGAAAATGCTTTTTCTCTCAAAGAGCACGACAGCATTTCAGGAGTAGAGTCTGAACCCAAGCTTGCCCAGATGATTCAGGGGCTGGCCGGCAGCAATTACAGCAGCTGCCACCTGGAGCTTTTCTTCCCGGGAGGTGACAGGGACATTCCCTTAAACTTTCTTGCCGAAATTGAAAGAATATTTGTCAGGGATCAGGAGCTCTTTGTAATTGTCCTTAGCTCACTTGAGGACAAATATAAGATTGAGAACAAAATAAACTCACTGCACAATGCCCTGGAGTTTGGAAACGTTCCGGTTATAATTACAGACGAATGGGGCAAAGTAACATTTTCCACGAGGTCGTTTGAGGAAATTCTGGGCACAAACATAGAATTTCTTTATAATCAGCCGATTCAGAAGGTGCTGGAGGATTTTCTTGAGGCTCCTGCACTCGAAGAGGTAAAAAGCAAAATTCAGCTGCATGAGAAGTGCACAAAAATAATCTCTGGAATACACGAGGAAGGCTCGCTCTGGTACCAGGAAATCAGCATTACGCCTGTCAGGAAAGAGGAGTCGGAGTCTGTAAACTTCATAGTAACGGCCAACGACATAACCAATTACGTCCTCAAAAACCGCATTATTAAGCGTTCAGAGGAAAGGCAGAAGCTCATTATCAATAACATCTCGGATCTGCTTTTAATTGTGCGCAACGAAAAAGAATCGCTTTTCTTTGAGAATGCAAACGACAACTTTTACGAGACATTCTCCATAAAAAGGGAAAAGGCGCTGGAAAGGAAGATTGAAGAGGTCTTTGACGAGCATTTCCTGATGGTGCTTTCTCAGGCTACTACGACCTTGCTCAGGACAAAGAGCGATTTTCATGAATTCCGCTATAAGAACTATGTGCTTGACAGGGAGTACCTGGGCTCGATTACCTTTACAGAGGATCTTTACGAGTCGCAGAGGATTTTCATCATAAGCCTCAAGGACATAACCGAGCAGCTCTTAAACGAAGAGCGCCTGAGGAAGGCATACCAGAAAGAAACCCACATAAACAAGCTCAAAAGCTCGTTTCTGGCAAATATGTCGCATGAGATCAGGACGCCCTTAAATGCAATTGTAGGCTATTCGGAGCTGATTGAAGATGACGTGATTGCAGGCAATGTGGAGTCGGCAGCGGAACTGTTCCCGTATCTGAAGGAAGGATACAACAGGCTCCTTAAGCTGGTGGATAACATT comes from Ignavibacteria bacterium and encodes:
- a CDS encoding SpoIIE family protein phosphatase, with product MKNIKAFIQKYRQKLIIFSTVVLAIIGVTNLYYNLKINPISNDECLWVPHIEGQDTLIYFDKVKNGGVAWNAGIRNGDRLIAINNVKLTNVMLASLTLNKFHEGEYAPYTYERKGEKFNTTVYVKKLINFSNLGFNLLGIIWLFVGFVVIMAKPNGYVQRLFYRVGVLFVLSFTYTFLSSENIPNSLRNAALVPAIIDFVWTFSAYLLPFMIIYFFWHFPKPFKGVDKVWVRRMFFIIPGIFFVISYIYRVFFVYIPGTTENYKYVMLSVSLLIGVGLLSGLISLIVSYKRLKTRSEKKPVFIILAGFILGTASIVYTTTIANVIADSIFNSPEYFTPIILVILIPVSFGYSIFKYQLMDVSIVVKNTIIYGTATAALAAIYFLTVYGLGQGIGEVIGTENRSFIAAAAFVVFALIFQSTRDRFQDLLTRKFYPEQFAYQKVILKFGKDVVSIVGLGNILDSMLDTFVNSLRLEHFAILLNDSDLHRFDMKRGKGLSGAGALSISDKDMRLTHYIREQIVLQGPLSVERQQFMEIFPGDYTLLEAAQIYTVLPMVIKSKSIGLLAFGLKHSGSQFAGKDLELLCAAANQAAVAIENARLYESEAQRLAVQRDLENARKIQESLLPKTFPQIPCFDISGKMISAMQVGGDYYDFIQVSPLKMFAVVGDVSGKGLSASLYMSKLQTMMRLYCVDGRSPREILVEVNKKIYEGIERNWFITATLVLFDAGEGTVKFCRAGHSQLLDVSGNNVNVYQPKGIGLGLEEGRVFADTLEEVTLRLEAGHIYAIYSDGISEAMDESNEMFGTEQLVRSIMMNKDKASESIISGVLEEVAQFRGSREQSDDITLVLVKSR
- a CDS encoding PAS domain-containing sensor histidine kinase, producing the protein MTDRFPGSMDSPDNTQKRFESLEDFKLLEEFPDTKSLVIVNIGGTIVYSNHSFENAFSLKEHDSISGVESEPKLAQMIQGLAGSNYSSCHLELFFPGGDRDIPLNFLAEIERIFVRDQELFVIVLSSLEDKYKIENKINSLHNALEFGNVPVIITDEWGKVTFSTRSFEEILGTNIEFLYNQPIQKVLEDFLEAPALEEVKSKIQLHEKCTKIISGIHEEGSLWYQEISITPVRKEESESVNFIVTANDITNYVLKNRIIKRSEERQKLIINNISDLLLIVRNEKESLFFENANDNFYETFSIKREKALERKIEEVFDEHFLMVLSQATTTLLRTKSDFHEFRYKNYVLDREYLGSITFTEDLYESQRIFIISLKDITEQLLNEERLRKAYQKETHINKLKSSFLANMSHEIRTPLNAIVGYSELIEDDVIAGNVESAAELFPYLKEGYNRLLKLVDNILEVSLIQSGETEFEIGRTRISEILRAVYQDLMNAAIEKTLAFDLDIEDENLSINADSRKLEKIISALADNAIKYTEARGRVSLSSRMEGSYAKIIISDTGIGIKKENLARMFEAFTQEDEGHKRQFEGAGLGLTIAYNLTKMMGGELTVDSILTEGTTITLSFPIPC